One Bacteroidota bacterium genomic window carries:
- a CDS encoding TonB-dependent receptor, producing MKQKLYLIFILLLVFSFANAQKSIVKGYVFDKENNTKLIGANVVLTPTNFGDASDNDGYFVIKNVKPGKYQIQVLYLGYKRAEKTISVSSGKEITLNFYLERGSIILSPTEIHVRRKVTFSNTKTKILESTLEQEATRDVGDLLRQVPNVSGVRKGGSAIDPVIRGFKFDQLNVILDGGIRVEGGCPNRMDPVSSHVEMEDIETIEVIKGPYTLRYGPTFGGVINLITKKPKAFNTEKFEVHARAVKGYESNWDGDKEHLQVYGGNNRVYFSLSGSQSRYDDYTDGRGEVISSGFHKWNHSAELGFRPAENQEILLSYNESHGRDVYYSALPMDEREDNTNIMSIDYTAKNLSEKISDIKIKVYRSKVEHIMDNKEKPFGDTVAAISAIDPTNTGGRAEIGLNTGENGKLFIGTDYENIDKDGTRTKNFYVMPPTPMGMPIKVEDIWTNSNIQNNGIFVEYSNRFGTIELITAARVDFNRGTTEDMNVYKFVKGGKDTIQQSIDDVNTNFTNLSFSLGLSKQLSENISVGLGLGRGVRSPGMVERFIRLLPVGYDQYDYLGNPLLEPEANNQADLNIEYTNKDIGGFKVNLFYSYITNFIAAKEVPPSYVKQNTSSVLGVKQFYNSQDAVMFSGFEFTYSTPSEFKMGGQLIAAYTQGTMGEAYSKLTTIENDPVSEIPPFEANILLHYKMFNDKLIPRVSYRIVAEQNKISESYGEKNTPGFSVANFGLVYKYSKLLTLAGGINNIFDNDYYEHLNRRMLGSHDNIYEPGRAFYINMIVNL from the coding sequence ATGAAACAAAAACTTTACTTAATCTTTATTCTACTTTTAGTATTTTCATTTGCTAATGCTCAAAAATCAATAGTCAAGGGATATGTTTTTGACAAAGAAAACAATACTAAATTGATAGGTGCAAATGTTGTTCTAACTCCTACAAATTTTGGTGATGCAAGCGATAATGATGGTTATTTTGTCATAAAAAATGTTAAACCGGGGAAATACCAAATACAAGTTCTTTATTTAGGATATAAAAGAGCAGAAAAAACTATTAGTGTAAGCTCAGGAAAAGAGATTACTCTCAATTTTTATCTTGAAAGAGGTTCTATTATCCTTTCACCTACTGAAATACACGTACGCAGAAAGGTTACATTTTCAAACACAAAAACAAAAATATTAGAAAGTACCTTAGAACAAGAAGCAACAAGGGATGTTGGAGATTTATTACGACAAGTACCTAATGTTTCAGGTGTTCGTAAAGGAGGTTCTGCAATTGACCCCGTAATAAGAGGTTTCAAATTTGACCAATTAAATGTTATTCTTGATGGTGGAATAAGAGTTGAAGGAGGATGTCCTAATAGAATGGACCCTGTTTCTTCACATGTAGAAATGGAAGATATTGAAACAATTGAAGTTATTAAAGGACCTTATACATTACGTTATGGACCCACATTCGGAGGAGTTATAAATCTTATTACAAAAAAACCAAAAGCCTTTAATACAGAAAAGTTTGAAGTTCACGCTCGTGCTGTAAAAGGTTACGAAAGCAATTGGGATGGAGACAAAGAACACCTACAAGTTTATGGTGGAAATAATCGTGTTTATTTTAGTCTTTCAGGTTCTCAAAGCAGATACGATGATTATACTGATGGACGTGGAGAAGTTATCAGCTCAGGATTTCATAAATGGAATCACTCTGCTGAATTAGGATTCAGACCTGCTGAAAATCAAGAAATACTACTTTCCTACAATGAATCACACGGAAGAGATGTTTATTACTCTGCTTTACCTATGGATGAACGTGAAGATAATACAAACATAATGTCTATTGATTATACTGCAAAAAATCTTTCAGAAAAAATATCAGATATTAAAATCAAAGTTTATCGTTCAAAGGTTGAACACATTATGGATAATAAAGAAAAACCATTTGGAGACACAGTAGCTGCTATTTCAGCAATTGATCCTACTAATACCGGTGGTCGTGCAGAAATAGGACTTAATACTGGTGAAAACGGCAAACTTTTTATTGGAACAGATTACGAAAATATTGACAAAGACGGAACGAGAACAAAAAACTTCTATGTTATGCCTCCTACTCCGATGGGTATGCCAATAAAAGTTGAAGACATTTGGACAAATTCAAACATTCAAAACAACGGAATTTTTGTAGAATATTCAAACAGATTTGGAACTATTGAATTGATTACTGCGGCAAGAGTTGACTTTAACAGAGGAACAACAGAAGATATGAATGTTTATAAATTTGTAAAAGGAGGAAAGGATACTATTCAGCAAAGTATTGATGATGTTAATACAAATTTTACAAACTTAAGTTTTAGCCTTGGATTATCAAAACAACTTAGCGAAAATATATCAGTTGGATTAGGTTTAGGTAGAGGAGTTAGGAGCCCTGGAATGGTTGAACGATTTATCAGATTACTACCCGTTGGATACGACCAATACGATTATCTTGGAAATCCATTACTAGAACCCGAAGCTAATAATCAAGCCGACCTAAATATTGAATACACAAATAAAGATATTGGTGGTTTTAAAGTAAATTTATTTTATTCTTATATTACCAATTTTATTGCCGCCAAAGAAGTGCCACCAAGCTATGTAAAACAAAATACAAGTAGCGTTCTTGGTGTAAAACAATTTTATAATTCACAAGATGCTGTAATGTTTAGCGGTTTTGAATTTACTTATTCAACTCCTAGTGAATTCAAAATGGGAGGACAACTAATTGCTGCTTATACTCAAGGAACAATGGGGGAAGCTTACAGCAAGCTTACTACTATTGAAAATGATCCTGTATCAGAAATACCTCCTTTTGAAGCAAATATTTTGTTACATTACAAAATGTTCAATGATAAATTGATACCAAGAGTATCTTACAGAATAGTTGCTGAGCAAAACAAAATATCAGAATCTTACGGTGAAAAGAACACTCCCGGATTTTCAGTTGCTAATTTTGGATTGGTTTATAAGTACAGCAAATTATTAACTCTTGCAGGTGGAATCAATAACATTTTTGACAATGATTACTACGAGCACCTAAACAGAAGAATGCTGGGTAGTCATGATAATATTTATGAGCCGGGAAGAGCTTTTTATATTAACATGATAGTAAATTTATAA